A window of Tachypleus tridentatus isolate NWPU-2018 chromosome 7, ASM421037v1, whole genome shotgun sequence genomic DNA:
TTATTCTTTTTTGGCTGCATAATGACTTTGACTATCACCACAATAAACTATTACTGTTACTGAATAATATTTCAGTGGTCTCTAAAGAGCtgaaagggaaaaaaaacaacactaccgAAACATTGAGGCTTAGCAACAGAAGCAAAATTTTCACCCAGGCTTAATATAACATCAAGATCATCTCATCATCCTTATACTCCATAAGTTGATAATCCATGAAATAACAGTGTAATTGATGTGAATATTGAAATAATGTTGTATTTCCATATTCAATCTCTTAGTATCTGATTATCTACATCTCTATCTTGTCTGGAGAATCAAAACTTTTCAACACAACCTAGATGTTTTGGTTCATGAAATACAATTAAACTCTCTAAAGCCAAAGTTTCAGGctataattacaaagaaaaagtaGATAACTGAACACCACATACACCATtcaaattatcaaacaaaatgGTGCACACAAACTTCATTACTATCAAACCTAATGTGACATTATTGCCAAGAATGTTGAATAAAATGGTAAAGtgtaagaaaaattaattctatatttaaGTAATCTCTTTACATGTTAGTCAATGgtaattattataattcacaCAGTTCAAGTAATGAATTAGGAATTACAAGCTTGGGTTGAGAAAACAGAATTGCCTTGTCAAATTCAACTTGCAAATAGTTAAagttgaaatgtttcatttgtttatattttaaaatatcttgctAAAAATAGTTTGAACATGATAGCTCTGCAGCACTCATGACTATCATATTCAACTATAATTTTTTACAGACTTCCCAGGCCCAGATATTGAACATACAATTTTCAGAACACATAACCACCACACTGcaaagttttagtaaataaaaaccaGTTACTCCAATTcactttttacaataattttaaaaaatttccttttaaaattattagaatatattttctGAAAGCTTTCTGAATAAAGATAACTGAATGCCTTCAGAATAAAAATTTTCCTATACTTAAAATGCATTTCTAATAAACACCTTCATACACAGGATTGCTATGTTTCCTGCATATTTGCATCAGAGACTTGTATGCCACTAGTCTTCAGTTAACTCTCACCTAAATTCATATTTGATGCAAACTGTGTCAGTGTGAGATGACATCATCATGCGAAAAAAACTTTCCACTTGTAAGAGGACAGAGAACCTTCATACACAATAAACCCCCCCTCCCTAAGTACCCACACTAAAGGTAACTTCATTCTTAGATGAagcacaattaaaaaaaaaaaaaaaaaggacatacAAGAAGTGTGGAGGTCATGTGGGAATATGTATAGAGGTAAATACCAGTTGAGAATATTGTAAGTATTGAAAAATGTTAGGTTTCAAAATGATAGCTCACCTCTTCATACATAACTGTTAGAATCTTTTGTTGAAAATAGTGGAAGAACTTTATGCAAACTTTAAACGTATCTAAGCTTCCTTCAAAAAGAGCTTAATGTAAATGACCATGGATTGTGATGTCTAATAAAAGAAGATCCATAGAGGCACACTTGTAGGAGACTATATATCGTCTTAGTCAAAAATGAAATGGGAGAGGAAAAAGAGGAAAAAAAGCATTACAAGGATAATCAAAATTCAAATATGTCCAACTGAATaattgatgatttatatacaaaagttttacaaacttacaaacaacactgagTCTTACATcaggtctagaactgaatatatTATCAACATTCCAGGTCCACAAGTCTTACCAAGGAAGATATtgaatgtcctcatagaaataacAACATCCAAGGCAATtaactgaagttgaatggttgtaatgtttgaaatctattaatgttcctggtcaaattctgtagttttctcattaataggtattaatcacaattacatattcctaggcctatagcataCTGATTGTAGCTGTTCAATAACACTAATCTTGTCTCTTGGCACATTAGTTTTTACATATCAGTCAGGGTAGACTCTAGAACATTCAGAAAAGTTTGAGACAATATCATCAATTCGCTAATATTACAAacacacctagtacattgttgattcaagaaccttctacaaattttgagaagAGGAAGGAATTAATCTGTATATAGTCAACAATATACATcagttgaaaaaaagaaaactataatgaaacaagcTTATGTACTAAAACTATAATGGTAAATCTATTACACCTACTTCTCACTATACTGCACTAAGCGCAAATGGTGAGGAGTTTTCAAGGTCTGCGACTCCAACAGGTAGGAACTGGTAAATGGAAATATCTCCCACACTTCACTTGAAAAAGAAGGTGTGTGAAGAAATTGCACTCAAGAGACCAGGAGAAGTGCCCAGATCCCCGCCAGACCAACTGCCAGAAAATTGTAATGAGTGATCACAAAACCATATCTTCATAGTCTAGGCCTCCAATGTGTTAGAAATACCACAAAAAACCTCTGTGCAAAGAAATGAAACCCAAGGATTATTACAAATAGCAGTTGTGGGAGACGTATTTGGTAAGAGAGCAACCAGATTCACCAGAGGAGGAAACAAGTAAGGAAGTACTGAATGGAAAACAAATTGTGAATCAAAATACATCTTAGaatagttggtatgggtattagtaggaggtgttgcagttggatgttaggttattaatcagtttaggcataaaggtgttcctttgtattggtttaattttggttttagttgctgtataagtagggcttctttgattttaaacaaatgcaaagtcaaagaagccctatttatacagcaactaaaaccaatataaaggatactaattaataacctaacatccaactgcaacgcctcTTACAACCccatacccatttatactctcgtcccaaAGACATGTGTCCAGCAATGGTtacttgcaaactctttcttaacctgaagatgacctaggaaggttgaaacgttttctccttatcaataaaagtgttaatacctacaccagccattctgagatacatttttatttcaagtgggtttcttgtcatcaagaaattGTGAATCAATGGAATAAAAAGAGAATAAACCTTTCCAGAAAACACTGCTCTGCAGAACCATGAGGAGTTTCAATCAGAAGGTAAAGTAGTGAGATTTAATGTATAAGGGTGGTGAAAGACTTGTTACATGATGATGCCATCATATACCAGTGTAGTTCATGTTAAACACATGAAAGTAGGTGGGAGTTAGCTGAAAGCCAGTGGTATGCAAATATCTTGAGCAGATGCATGTTAAATATAACAATGCTGTGTGAAGAGGGAATGTACTGTTTCAGAAATTAGAATTCTgtatattaatgttaatttttcagCCAGTAAAAAAGTAATACTTTTTTTTAGTCAAACTGGCAATTAAAATGCATTTCATCTACACTGCAACAAAGCTTTTACAGGAATATGTCATGAACTATATCACATGCACAGTAACATCAACTGGAAAAGTCTAATTCCAGTTTTGCTACGAAATAGAAACAAGAAGCAAATATTAAAGTACCAttagtgaaataatttaaacttgttcctttgaaaatagaaacagttgaaaaaaaataaagtaagctGTTCTTACTTGGTTGGATGATTTTTTCAGGAAGACAGAACTTTGAGAGTGACATATCATTGGTTCAGTGCTGGAGATACTTATATTTGGATTTGCTCCATACTGTAATAGTGTCAATGTCAGATCATAAACATAATTCAGGTCCACAGGCATGCGAGCATTCTGGACCATGTCCATCAAAGCTAGAAGAATGTGTTGAGTTCTTTGTGAAAACCGCACATTAGGATCTAGCCCATGTTGCAAGAGAACTACTAACAGCTGACGAATGAAGGCAAAAGCATTGGCTTTATCCTCTTCTCGATTCAAAGTAATATACTCACTGGCAGTGAAGACTAGGACATGAAGAGGAGTCAAGTTACTACGAGAAGTGCAGTTAGGGTTAGCACCATACTTACATAGGAGACGCACCGAGTTCAGATAGAATACTTTTTTAGTATGAGTAAGACAATGAAGAGGATCTTTGTTAATTAATGGCACAAGGCACACCATAAGAGGTGCAGAGCCATCCCTTCCCACACAATTAGGATTTCCCCCATGCTGGAGCAACATATCTAGGAGTTCATATCTAAACTCCCAGTCTCTAACATGTCGAAGAACACATGCAAGAGCACTGTTTCCCTGGTGATTAATGCTCAGACTACATCCATTTCGGATGAGAAACCTAACCATGTGAAGCATATCCCACTTATTCCAAGGTTGAGGTTCATGATCATAACCATATCTGGATTCTTCTAAAGCATACCTCACAATAAGTGCATGTAAGGGTGTATTTCCTAGACTATCAGGCTCATTTATCAACTCCCTACAACCTCTTTCCAACAGAACTTTAATAGTAGCTAAGGTTTCCTCTGCAGATTTCTTGCCCAATAACAAAAGAACATGTAGCACTGTCATCTGCTGGGTAGAAGTTCTAACAGTGACATCTGCTCCATTGTCAAGAAGCAGGCACAAAAAAGACAAATCTTGCAAAGCAGCTTGATGGATAGGATAATACTCATCATAACACTGATTGATCTCCTCGTGACGATCATTCACTAAATTAGTAGCACACATATAGGCACCCCTTTCACAAGATAAATGCAATAAGGGTCGTTTTTGTTGCCATGGTAGCCATGTATCCTCTCCTTGAGAAGCAAGCATGTCTAATACAGCATAATGATCACCATCTATGGCAAAATATTCTGCAGACTGTAGCCTATCTGATGAATGGTCAGCAAACACAGAACCATGCAAGAGTACATTTCGAAGTTCACAGTTTACATTATGGGGGCCAGGAAAACACATGCGAGCTTCAAGGTCTATTCTTGCTCCATGTTTCAGAAGCAACTCTACAATTTCTACAGAACCATGAAGTGCTGCTATATGTAAGGGAAAACTGCATACTCCACGGTTCACATCACATCCTCTGTTTAATATCCATTTAACCAGCTCCACACGGTGTAGGCCAACAGCTCGCTGAAGAAGGTTGTACCCATCTGGCCCTGTGACTGACAAAATGTTTTCTCCCTGAAAAAAGGAATCTTTTTAATGTATGAATTTTACACTATATAAATGAGTATGCTACACATTCAGCCATTTGTTTAATGAAATaggtatttttgttataaaaataagtaaaatacaataGCCAACTTTTTTCAGAAAAAGCTAGAAATAATAAGTAATCAAACTCATATAAAGCTCATTCAAATcttgatattttaaactttttgttatcACTGAGAAGAACTAGAGTAAGTGTGCATAAGATGAGGTATGAAGAAGTGCACTACctaaatatactattaaaatgACAAACAAAGTCGAACACtgtcaaatatatttacaaaataaggGTTTCGCTCTACACAAAAATTAAATTCCCTTAAGTTGTTTGTACAAGTTCACAGAACAATTTTCatcaataaaacaaacttcattatgtatacacaaattttgttctgttGAAAATGAAGAGGCATTATGAAATCTAGTGAGCATTATGAAATACAGAAACacatttcaattaaatttaaaccACATATATCACTGAGCCAAAAGAATTATTCTTCTTTTGAATGAAATTCTTTAAAAACATCGTTGGTAAAAGCAATCAAAGAAAATTGTGAGCATGCCACCTTTAAATGAAAATCAAGAATATTTTCatataactgtaataaacatCTTTAGTGATGTacatgttttgtgaaattataattCACAAATTTCAGAGACATTGTAAAAAAAGATagaggaaaaaaaatgtatttaactaaaaGACTATTTAAGAGAGATTTCAATTATAGTTGAAATTaatcaaaacttgataaatctTCAAAATACATGGACATCTAATAAAGGTTTTCCAAAATATCTGGTAATAAGCACACAATATTTAGATGGGCGAAATTATTACACGAAATAAGTGTGATGAAAAATAATTAGTTCAACACacattagaaattaatttaaactgaCCAAGATAAAGTAACTATCTCAAAAATAGACACATGGGATAGCAAAATTATGTTGCTTTGATCTTCACATTTCACATTTTACATTTGGCAAATCCTTGAAAATTATGACTGGTGGTTGTTGAAAGATGCAAGATTTTCTGGTTTTTTCCCTGTTAGTTTATACCAATATTACAAGCATATCTCATGTGAACTATCAACTAAGATAATTttctaacatgaaaatatatttcttatagatACTCAGCTCCACACATAAAGGCTATTTTCCTCATGCATCTCCCTGATGATTTGCATTTCACTAGCCTTGAGCTAATTTCTACATAAATTCACATTTCTATATCAGAACTGGCCCATAGACCCAATAATTGTTGAGGCCTGCACTAGCTAAAAAGAAAGCAATAGAGAGAGGGAAAGCAAATGTATGGCTATCATTAAATGCTGCTTAAATACTGCATAGTATAGCAAGCattaacattttgatttattgatttcttaGCATGTATTTGTGTTCCTACAGCTTCTTCCAACATGTACTGTAAATTACAAACATATTAATCATTTTAACACATACTTTATAAGTTTTTGTTAAAAGCTTACAGTGTTTATCATATCTATAAATGTGTTAatcatttcttaacttttttACACTGATAATGAACTAAACCAATTCTGAAATGCATGCAATTTAAAGCTTTTTCATAGTACCATGATCCTCAAGTTTCTTATAAcacattttcaatttataaatcattttaatcTTTGCAAAAATGTCATCTTGTATCATCACAAGTTTTCTTGCCAATAAGAGATGCACTATTTTTTTTGTGCTTGGTATAAATTTGTTCTTACtgaattatatattatctatCACAGAATGTGACAAAGATCTTTACTTGCTTTATCAGTGAGCATGTAAGAACtatttttaaggaaaaaaataatCCATTTAGTTTTAGCagttttgttaaaacacacagaaaGAAAGCTGCTGTGGTTCAAAATGTATCATATATGCAACATTGCATGAAATGTGTAACAAATGATAGATTTTGATGTACAGTGGTTTAGGATTAAGAAATAACTTAATCCTAAATATTTGTACCTGAAAatgtcttaaaaacaaaacaagctgaaatatgaaaatttatctCATGAGAATAAAAAATTTGTCAAATGTTATGTAAATAACTACTATATAAATAACTTTGGGAACATGGCACTGTGTTGGCAAAATTTTCTTGAGGCTCACCCACATGAAAGCCTTCCTCACAATAAATATTCTGCATAATAAGAAATGCATTCCAAGAAAAACAGTTTTCTGAACATCTGAATCATTCAATTTTGCACATGTTTGATAaatccttttcttttttaaactatcagaaataaaatgtacaatattagATATTAGTCTTCAGTCTTAATCTCTgaattaaagttaacattttcctgaactaaaaaatgtatttctgataaatacctcctctcacaaaaaGCTTCAACTTATAATGCCCTCTACTAGTGCACATGTTTCTTCATCACTAGCATTATACTCCCATTTTTTGCTgcatattaatatgtaaataattatgaGCAATCCTCTACCAATAGGAGTGCAAGACTATCCCTACCATAACTATCTCCTTCTCTAATCTTCAAGACTGATCAAATTACAGCAAACCAGACCAGAAGTTGGAAAGATGGGTGAGAAAACGAAGAGAGGCAAGTATCTAtataatgaaaatagttttttcaGTTTAGGAACATATTAACTTCCAATATGATATCTTACTTCTTCTCACTTCTAAGTTTAGTAACGTGTAaccaaaaagagaaaaaatatggaGGGGTCAAATGAtaaaaatttacagaaataaTGAGACCTACTGATGTAGAGTGTCTAAAGCATGATAGACTGTAAATGGGAGTTTGACCTCAACCAACATATGAGGGCATCTGGAAATGTATATAAGGTATGCAATAGGGAGAGGACCCTCTAGCTTTCACCTCAAAAATGGATATGGCTCTAACAGTAGCTCCTGGAATGAGAACCCATCTCTAGATCGTGCATCACCAACACCAGATCAACCAGAAACTGACACATGGTAGATAACTGGAAGGAGGAGAACCCAGGCAGGTGTTCATCTCCAGTAGCAATGGGAATTTTGTCCAATTCATAGAAAGAGGAGTGAGTACACAGCCACACCAAAGCAGAAAGTCATGGATATCATCCAGCTACAATCAACACCCAATCCAGTGGAAACTGACATTCATATGATGTTAGGAAAAATTACTACAGTTTGGGGTTGCATCTCCAGTCCAAGGTCTGGCAGCATTGGAAATTTATTGTCTAGTCCACCATAGGAGGAAGAAACCAGCCAAACATATGTTGCTGGACAATCTCCAACCAACTCCCAATCTTAAGGAAACAACATCTGGCAGACAGTATGAAGAATGATGCCTTAGTTAAAGGGGCTAACTGCAATATATAGTGGAGAGCTTCATCCAACACCTAGCAGCATCTGAAATTATACATCAGATATGGGTAGTAATCCCTGTTTGCTTTACTCATGTCAGTCCATGAGCATACAGTCTGGAAGAAACGTATTTATAAAGTAACACTCTATTGAGAGATACTTAGGAGCAGTCCTGTAGAACACCCCATCTTAACAGAGTGTATAACATGAATATGTGACATTTATGATATTGTATTTTGATGCATAGAAGACACTCTGATGGAGATGATCAAAGATTACCTGGAGGCATTTAGAATTGTACAGCAAGTCAGCAGTAGGAAGAGCTTCACTGTCACGGTCATCTAGCATGGTATGTGGTCAAACAGTGTGGATATAAGATCAAGTATACCTGGTCAATAGGCAATAAAGTTtcctacaaagaaaaaaaaaagtacctaTTACCCACAGATAAACAATTACAGCACTGATGATATCCAAGGATGGAATGTGCAATTAGAGTAAGGTCACAGACCTGAAGGGAAGGAAACATTAAAAAAGGTGGCAATCATAAGAAGAAAGGGAAGAAAAATGCCATGTGAATTAACTGGTAAATTACACCCAGAAAGGTAATGAGAAAAAAGTCACAGGAAGGTATTTCATGGAAGAAAGAAACAGACTTGAGAACATGTATGTAACACAACATTTCACACACCATCAAAAAGCCCTGACTGCATAAAGGAAGCAGATGGAATTGGAACAGTTAAAGGTAAGAAAAGGAGGTAGGGAGAACTACCCTCTGAAGCATCTGAAGTCTTGGGCATAAAGAAACAAtgagaaagatgaaaataaaaatgtggcAAACATCCATCCATCATAAACACatcagaaaaacaatatttacacacCAAGAGCACAAACAGGTACTACAAATGATGTATAAGACTACCACAGAAACATTATAGATAACCATCACCATCTGGCCTCTAGAAGCCCACAGGAAGTGAAAGAAAGTCCAAAGAACAGCAGGACATTCCAATACTGATAAAGAGAAAAGACTAAAAAAAAAGACCATCAACCTAAAACCTCCTAAGTGTCAAGAAACATCTCGCTAACCAGAAAAAAAAGCATCCATAAAAGGTGGTATTCCAGAAGAAGAGGAACACCAACAGTAGTATTGCTGAGATTCAACTACCAGTCAAATGTGGTCTGTAAGGAAGGAGAGGGGTAAAAGAAGCACTTAAGGAATTCTAAACAAGGCTCCATTGGTCTATCAAAATGCAATGAAGATGACTCAGTAGGGTGTAACCAAGAGGAATTAAGGTTTTGAAAGAATCCCACATCTCCCAAAAGGGAGAAAGCCTCTTGCACAAATAGAAAAGGATAGAATGAGATGCAGCATATCAGACTTCCCATTTCTCACAAGAAAGTACAGCATATAGGTCCCAATGGAGGAAGGGGTGCAAAAACACCCCAAAATGAGCCAAAATATGATGCAAATTAGAGAAACAATTGCTCCATTCTGTCAAAACAACTCACCATGACAGTGTCTTGAAGAAGAAATTGAGGACATAGAAACAAGTCATCTTGTAAAGAAATCAGAAGCAGTCATATGTCCACAGAAATGTGGAAACACAGTCCCCTAGAATGAATCAGGTGGGCAAACAATGGGAATACAAGGAGGAAGAGAAGGAAATGGGAAAGTGAGGTATTGGAAGAGATGAACATACATAAAGAACAAAACTTACTGAAACAACTTTCAGAACCCATGGACTGACTGCCTATGGCCTCCAAATGAGAGCAAATTGAAGAAGTCTGGCCTCAATCAGCTCCAACACCCACTTAAGAGAGAATTGACACTAATGCTTTGAGACCTAATAATGAAGTTGAAACAATGATAACTGAAAGCATGAATATCCATAGTACATGGGGATCAAGACATTCCAACCCTCAAATGTTTCCCAAAAATGA
This region includes:
- the LOC143257539 gene encoding uncharacterized protein LOC143257539 isoform X2 — its product is MLDDRDSEALPTADLLYNSKCLQGENILSVTGPDGYNLLQRAVGLHRVELVKWILNRGCDVNRGVCSFPLHIAALHGSVEIVELLLKHGARIDLEARMCFPGPHNVNCELRNVLLHGSVFADHSSDRLQSAEYFAIDGDHYAVLDMLASQGEDTWLPWQQKRPLLHLSCERGAYMCATNLVNDRHEEINQCYDEYYPIHQAALQDLSFLCLLLDNGADVTVRTSTQQMTVLHVLLLLGKKSAEETLATIKVLLERGCRELINEPDSLGNTPLHALIVRYALEESRYGYDHEPQPWNKWDMLHMVRFLIRNGCSLSINHQGNSALACVLRHVRDWEFRYELLDMLLQHGGNPNCVGRDGSAPLMVCLVPLINKDPLHCLTHTKKVFYLNSVRLLCKYGANPNCTSRSNLTPLHVLVFTASEYITLNREEDKANAFAFIRQLLVVLLQHGLDPNVRFSQRTQHILLALMDMVQNARMPVDLNYVYDLTLTLLQYGANPNISISSTEPMICHSQSSVFLKKSSNQVLYYYIQLIIRKEELLADVEQRFSKLLWLYYYSMNHRELYSCLKILHTQTALVPMRRLVASQVRQFYTQPRTLKQISRLSIYSALCYKVAPNLSKLPLPGPLREYLLEWTH
- the LOC143257539 gene encoding uncharacterized protein LOC143257539 isoform X1 — encoded protein: MLRRMGAAISSFFQTGGHLLSSGTSEATRQVLLEILEELREVHPSDIDWIGIEARLSQIPKGENILSVTGPDGYNLLQRAVGLHRVELVKWILNRGCDVNRGVCSFPLHIAALHGSVEIVELLLKHGARIDLEARMCFPGPHNVNCELRNVLLHGSVFADHSSDRLQSAEYFAIDGDHYAVLDMLASQGEDTWLPWQQKRPLLHLSCERGAYMCATNLVNDRHEEINQCYDEYYPIHQAALQDLSFLCLLLDNGADVTVRTSTQQMTVLHVLLLLGKKSAEETLATIKVLLERGCRELINEPDSLGNTPLHALIVRYALEESRYGYDHEPQPWNKWDMLHMVRFLIRNGCSLSINHQGNSALACVLRHVRDWEFRYELLDMLLQHGGNPNCVGRDGSAPLMVCLVPLINKDPLHCLTHTKKVFYLNSVRLLCKYGANPNCTSRSNLTPLHVLVFTASEYITLNREEDKANAFAFIRQLLVVLLQHGLDPNVRFSQRTQHILLALMDMVQNARMPVDLNYVYDLTLTLLQYGANPNISISSTEPMICHSQSSVFLKKSSNQVLYYYIQLIIRKEELLADVEQRFSKLLWLYYYSMNHRELYSCLKILHTQTALVPMRRLVASQVRQFYTQPRTLKQISRLSIYSALCYKVAPNLSKLPLPGPLREYLLEWTH